A stretch of Paludisphaera borealis DNA encodes these proteins:
- the hypF gene encoding carbamoyltransferase HypF gives MERRAIVVTGVVQGVGFRPFVYHLADRFQLHGSVKNQSGSVLIEVEGEPSSLEGFLAELADRPPPLAQIDRLSWEPQAPRGESRFQIESSEADGASPVFISPDVATCADCLAEVFDTGDRRFGYPFLNCTNCGPRLTIITGAPYDRRRTTMATFAMCAACRAEYDDPADRRFHAQPTACADCGPRLRLLDGAGLPLPSPDPIAFFAEALEKGEIGAMKGLGGYHLACMARDRATVAELRRRKHRDEKPFAVMVADLEAAERLVEIGPAERSLLLSAARPIVLLRALRPDVVAEEVAPGNPWLGVMLPYTPLHHLLMRAVEGVPLVMTSGNRSDEPIVHRESDAGTLAGIADLFLVHDRPIHVRCDDSVTRVVDGVELPARRSRGYAPSPIALPVACPRPVLAVGGQLKVTFALGRGRQAFVSHHMGDLDHYNAFRAFENDVELYQRLFAIRPELLVHDLHPDYVTTRYAQDGAAREGTQLLAVQHHHAHVASCMAENGLDEPVIGVAFDGSGFGEDGAIWGGEFLVGDYRGVRRAAHLRYVRMAGGDRAVREPWRLALAHLRDAGEEINDIKAHALHADVRVVLRMLERNINAPFTSSVGRLFDAVASLAGVRDRVSFEGQAAIELEALATAQPEGAAYPLDFEPSGGGGGMDGPMIIDTRPMIRAVADDVASHVSSSLIARRFHSTMVDLIALTCGRLRDATQIETVVLSGGVFLNALLTHEVCARLGREEFRVYRHRLVPPNDGGLSLGQLAVAAALLS, from the coding sequence ATGGAGCGACGGGCGATCGTGGTCACCGGAGTGGTTCAGGGCGTCGGTTTTCGGCCGTTCGTCTATCATCTCGCGGATCGTTTCCAGCTCCACGGCTCAGTCAAGAATCAGTCAGGCAGCGTGCTGATCGAGGTCGAGGGGGAGCCGTCTTCGCTGGAAGGCTTTCTGGCCGAGCTGGCCGACCGGCCGCCGCCGCTGGCTCAGATCGATCGGCTTTCGTGGGAGCCGCAAGCGCCGCGAGGCGAGAGTCGATTTCAGATCGAGTCGAGCGAGGCCGACGGGGCGAGCCCGGTTTTCATCTCGCCCGACGTGGCCACGTGTGCGGATTGCCTCGCGGAGGTGTTTGACACCGGCGACCGTCGGTTCGGTTATCCGTTTCTCAACTGCACCAATTGCGGCCCGCGACTGACGATCATCACCGGCGCGCCGTACGATCGGCGGCGGACGACGATGGCGACGTTCGCCATGTGCGCCGCCTGCCGCGCCGAGTACGACGACCCAGCCGATCGCCGGTTCCACGCTCAGCCGACCGCCTGCGCGGACTGCGGCCCGAGGCTCCGGTTGCTGGACGGAGCCGGCCTGCCGCTTCCAAGCCCTGACCCGATCGCGTTCTTCGCCGAGGCGCTCGAAAAGGGCGAGATCGGGGCGATGAAGGGGCTGGGGGGCTATCACCTGGCTTGCATGGCGCGCGATCGCGCGACCGTGGCCGAACTGCGAAGGCGGAAGCACCGCGACGAGAAGCCGTTCGCGGTGATGGTCGCCGATCTTGAGGCCGCCGAGCGTCTGGTCGAGATCGGGCCCGCCGAGCGTTCGCTGCTGCTCTCGGCCGCCCGGCCGATCGTCTTGCTGCGCGCGCTTCGGCCCGACGTCGTGGCGGAGGAGGTCGCGCCGGGCAATCCCTGGCTGGGGGTGATGCTGCCTTACACGCCGCTCCACCACCTCTTAATGCGGGCGGTCGAGGGCGTTCCGCTGGTGATGACCAGCGGCAACCGGTCCGATGAGCCGATCGTCCACCGCGAGAGCGATGCGGGAACGCTCGCCGGGATCGCCGATCTGTTCCTGGTCCACGATCGGCCGATCCACGTGCGATGCGACGACTCGGTCACGCGCGTGGTCGACGGCGTCGAACTCCCGGCGCGCCGGTCTCGGGGCTATGCGCCGTCGCCCATCGCCCTGCCTGTCGCCTGTCCGCGGCCGGTTCTGGCGGTCGGAGGGCAGCTCAAGGTCACGTTCGCCCTCGGCCGTGGTCGTCAGGCGTTCGTCAGCCATCATATGGGGGACCTCGACCACTACAATGCGTTCCGGGCGTTCGAGAACGACGTCGAACTCTATCAACGCCTGTTCGCGATCCGGCCGGAACTACTCGTTCACGACCTCCACCCGGACTATGTGACGACTCGGTATGCGCAAGACGGGGCGGCGAGGGAGGGAACGCAGCTTCTCGCCGTGCAGCATCATCATGCGCATGTCGCGAGCTGCATGGCCGAGAACGGTCTGGACGAGCCGGTCATCGGCGTTGCGTTCGACGGCTCGGGATTCGGCGAGGACGGAGCTATCTGGGGCGGTGAATTCCTCGTCGGCGACTATCGAGGCGTTCGGCGAGCCGCCCATCTCCGCTACGTCCGCATGGCGGGGGGCGACCGCGCCGTCCGCGAGCCCTGGCGGTTGGCCCTGGCCCACCTCCGCGACGCCGGCGAAGAAATCAATGATATTAAGGCACATGCTTTGCATGCAGACGTTCGGGTTGTTTTGAGGATGCTTGAACGGAATATCAACGCTCCGTTCACATCCAGCGTGGGTCGGCTTTTCGACGCGGTCGCCTCGCTCGCCGGGGTGCGGGACCGTGTGAGCTTCGAGGGGCAGGCCGCGATCGAGCTGGAGGCCCTGGCGACCGCGCAGCCCGAAGGGGCGGCGTATCCCCTGGACTTCGAGCCGAGCGGCGGAGGAGGCGGTATGGATGGGCCGATGATCATCGACACCAGGCCGATGATCCGGGCTGTGGCGGACGACGTGGCGAGCCACGTCTCATCGAGCCTCATCGCCAGACGCTTTCACTCGACGATGGTCGATCTCATCGCCCTGACCTGCGGCCGGCTCCGGGATGCGACGCAAATCGAGACGGTCGTTCTCAGCGGCGGGGTGTTTTTGAACGCTCTGCTGACGCATGAAGTGTGCGCGCGGCTCGGCCGCGAGGAGTTTCGGGTCTATCGTCACCGCCTCGTCCCGCCGAACGACGGCGGATTGAGCCTCGGGCAACTGGCTGTCGCCGCGGCCCTCCTCTCTTGA
- a CDS encoding 3-keto-disaccharide hydrolase: MVKRPLLVASLVMAFAASAGRPAQADEPWVNLFDGKSLEGWTVRGGFARYQVENGEIVGNTVEGSPNTFLCKGDFKDFELELEVRCDPRLNSGVQVRSHVYGKDDSDPKNRDRAGVVYGPQCEIARKETGTAGRFYDEGRRGRWISGEIADAAKGAFDDDGWNTYRIVAQGDHYRSWVNGAAVSDFHDATDAHGFVGLQVHGIAKDQGPYQVRWRNVRIRELKAGGATADQGRPEGFRAIFNGRDLTGWDGSPKYWSAENGCLTGKADGTLKFNRFITWRDGTVKNFELRVKVKVSPGGNSGLQYRGTERPDLGESVVIGYQCDVVADRPDYNGMLYEERGRRILSHTGEKVVIDPQGQPWTVGTFPLRTFKPGEWHDFRVLVEGNHHRHWIDGHPTVDLIDLDEKGRKLEGVLAVQVHVGPPMAIQYKDVLLKTLPDDLPLITAEQAAIPSDARKVAAQGEDQPRKPDAE, from the coding sequence GTGGTGAAACGACCTCTCCTCGTCGCATCGCTGGTTATGGCTTTCGCCGCCTCGGCCGGACGGCCGGCTCAGGCCGACGAGCCCTGGGTGAACCTGTTCGACGGCAAGAGCCTGGAAGGGTGGACGGTCCGCGGTGGGTTCGCCAGATACCAGGTCGAGAATGGGGAGATCGTGGGGAACACGGTCGAGGGAAGCCCCAACACCTTCCTCTGCAAAGGGGACTTCAAGGACTTCGAACTCGAGCTGGAAGTCCGATGCGATCCCCGGCTGAACTCGGGGGTTCAGGTCCGCAGCCACGTCTACGGAAAAGACGATTCCGATCCTAAGAACCGCGACCGGGCGGGGGTGGTTTACGGCCCGCAATGCGAAATCGCCCGCAAGGAGACGGGAACGGCGGGACGGTTCTACGATGAAGGGCGTCGTGGAAGGTGGATCAGCGGCGAGATCGCCGACGCGGCGAAGGGCGCTTTCGATGACGACGGCTGGAACACGTACCGGATCGTGGCGCAAGGCGACCATTATCGTTCGTGGGTCAACGGCGCTGCGGTCTCCGACTTCCACGACGCCACGGACGCCCACGGGTTCGTCGGGCTTCAGGTCCACGGCATCGCCAAGGACCAGGGACCGTATCAGGTGCGCTGGCGGAACGTCCGCATCCGTGAACTGAAAGCCGGCGGCGCGACGGCCGATCAGGGCCGTCCCGAGGGGTTCCGGGCGATCTTCAACGGTCGCGACCTGACTGGTTGGGACGGAAGTCCGAAGTACTGGTCGGCCGAGAACGGCTGCCTGACGGGCAAGGCCGACGGCACGCTCAAGTTCAACCGCTTCATCACCTGGAGGGACGGCACGGTCAAGAACTTCGAGCTGCGGGTCAAGGTGAAGGTCTCGCCAGGCGGCAACAGCGGTCTCCAATACCGTGGGACCGAGCGGCCCGACCTGGGCGAATCGGTCGTCATCGGCTACCAGTGCGACGTGGTCGCCGACCGCCCCGACTATAACGGCATGCTCTACGAGGAGAGAGGACGCCGCATCCTGTCCCACACCGGCGAGAAGGTCGTGATCGACCCGCAAGGCCAGCCCTGGACGGTTGGAACCTTTCCGCTCCGCACATTCAAGCCCGGCGAGTGGCACGACTTCCGCGTCCTGGTCGAAGGGAACCACCACCGCCACTGGATCGACGGCCATCCGACGGTCGACCTGATCGACCTCGACGAGAAGGGACGCAAGCTCGAAGGGGTGCTCGCCGTGCAGGTCCACGTCGGCCCGCCGATGGCCATCCAGTACAAGGACGTCCTCCTCAAGACCCTTCCCGACGACCTCCCGCTGATCACCGCCGAACAGGCGGCGATCCCGTCCGACGCGCGCAAGGTCGCGGCTCAGGGCGAGGACCAGCCGCGGAAGCCCGACGCCGAGTGA
- a CDS encoding HypC/HybG/HupF family hydrogenase formation chaperone has protein sequence MCLGIPGRVVETYREDDVLMGKVDFGGVSKRVCLEHVPEAARDDYVLVHVGFALSMIDEVEAKRVFGFLEQMSQLDELEVPPP, from the coding sequence ATGTGTTTAGGCATCCCCGGCCGCGTCGTCGAGACCTACCGCGAGGACGACGTCCTCATGGGCAAGGTCGATTTCGGCGGCGTCTCCAAGCGCGTCTGCCTTGAGCACGTCCCGGAGGCGGCGCGCGACGATTACGTCCTCGTCCACGTCGGCTTCGCGCTCTCGATGATCGACGAGGTGGAGGCGAAGCGGGTTTTCGGGTTCCTGGAGCAGATGAGCCAGCTCGACGAGTTGGAGGTTCCGCCGCCATGA